Below is a genomic region from Candidatus Rokuibacteriota bacterium.
CGATTTACTCCCAGCATCTGCGACAGGAGTTCTTGAGTGGACTGGATCTCGCTGGATCGCGCGCGATCCTGGGACGTCAGCAGCCAGCGACAGAGGCGTTTCTGTATGGTGTGAAACCGGTTACAGGCGCCCGACTGAGACAACACCACGATCAAGGTATGCAGGTAGTGCAACACTAACTTATTAAGCGGACCGCATCGATCAAACTC
It encodes:
- a CDS encoding helix-turn-helix domain-containing protein, which codes for EFDRCGPLNKLVLHYLHTLIVVLSQSGACNRFHTIQKRLCRWLLTSQDRARSSEIQSTQELLSQMLGVNRGSASQAASALQRAGLISYRRGRITILDRAGLEAAACECYRIVKGEFDRFFRA